Proteins from a genomic interval of Sparus aurata chromosome 21, fSpaAur1.1, whole genome shotgun sequence:
- the LOC115573120 gene encoding keratin, type I cytoskeletal 10-like isoform X2, whose amino-acid sequence MGAMWAFFICVLTVWLAKGSCLPVGGTNKRNEHVPQRKMEDSSPNELSLKKAIALLQSMESMLGEQEAKEVQLETNDVEVESSVSHVKPVQLKTEKDVPVGTAVDSGTFTFTFTFPFGGGTFSGTFPAGGSASTSGNNNGGCRVADDRGSRYDSYISAGHGGSNSDISAGNSYISAGHGGSNSDISTGNSWGNGGISAGNGGSNSGISAGNSGISAGNGGSNSGISTGNSWGNGYISAGNGGGNSGIYSASDSSYINGSHSASDSSYINGSHSAGDSSYINGSTADGGIFAVPIHKDSLPEAAGRGHLKVGQKLQNKANAESS is encoded by the exons ATGGGAGCTATGTGGGCCTTCTTCATTTGTGTCCTGACTGTTTGGCTTGCCAAAG GCTCTTGTTTGCCAGTTGGTgggacaaataaaagaaatgagcATGTGCCTCAGAGGAAGATGGAAG ACTCGTCTCCCAATGAGCTCTCATTAAAGAAGGCCATTGCACTTCTCCAGTCAATGGAGTCCATGTTGGGGGAGCAAGAAGCTAAAGAAG TACAACTGGAAACCAATGATGTGGAAGTTGAGTCATCAGTTAGCCACGTGAAACCTGTACAGCTCAAAACTGAGAAGGATGTCCCTGTAGGCACGGCCGTGGACAGCGGCACCTTCACTTTCACCTTCACCTTCCCCTTCGGCGGCGGCACCTTCAGCGGCACCTTCCCCGCAGGCGGCAGCGCGAGCACCAGCggcaacaacaatggcggctgcAGGGTGGCCGACGACCGTGGCAGCAGATATGACAGCTACATCTCCGCCGGACACGGCGGTAGCAACAGCGACATCTCCGCCGGCAACAGCTACATCTCCGCTGGCCACGGCGGTAGCAACAGCGACATCTCCACCGGCAACAGTTGGGGCAACGGCGGCATCTCCGCCGGCAACGGCGGTAGCAACAGCGGCATCTCCGCCGGCAACAGCGGCATCTCCGCCGGCAACGGCGGTAGCAACAGCGGCATCTCCACTGGCAACAGTTGGGGCAACGGCTACATCTCCGCCGGCAACGGCGGGGGCAACAGCGGCATATACAGTGCGAGCGACAGCAGCTAC ATCAACGGCAGCCACAGTGCGAGCGACAGCAGCTACATCAACGGCAGCCACAGTGCGGGCGACAGCAGCTAC ATCAACGGCAGCACAGCCGATGGCGGCATCTTTGCAGTTCCTATACATAAAGACTCCCTTCCTGAAGCCGCAGGGAGAGGACACCTGAAGGTTGGGCAAAAGCTGCAGAACAAGGCAAATGCAGAGTCATCCTAG
- the LOC115573120 gene encoding keratin, type I cytoskeletal 10-like isoform X1, with the protein MGAMWAFFICVLTVWLAKGSCLPVGGTNKRNEHVPQRKMEDSSPNELSLKKAIALLQSMESMLGEQEAKEVQLETNDVEVESSVSHVKPVQLKTEKDVPVGTAVDSGTFTFTFTFPFGGGTFSGTFPAGGSASTSGNNNGGCRVADDRGSRYDSYISAGHGGSNSDISAGNSYISAGHGGSNSDISTGNSWGNGGISAGNGGSNSGISAGNSGISAGNGGSNSGISTGNSWGNGYISAGNGGGNSGIYSASDSSYINGSHSASDSSYINGSHSAGDSSYINGSHSAGDSSYINGSTADGGIFAVPIHKDSLPEAAGRGHLKVGQKLQNKANAESS; encoded by the exons ATGGGAGCTATGTGGGCCTTCTTCATTTGTGTCCTGACTGTTTGGCTTGCCAAAG GCTCTTGTTTGCCAGTTGGTgggacaaataaaagaaatgagcATGTGCCTCAGAGGAAGATGGAAG ACTCGTCTCCCAATGAGCTCTCATTAAAGAAGGCCATTGCACTTCTCCAGTCAATGGAGTCCATGTTGGGGGAGCAAGAAGCTAAAGAAG TACAACTGGAAACCAATGATGTGGAAGTTGAGTCATCAGTTAGCCACGTGAAACCTGTACAGCTCAAAACTGAGAAGGATGTCCCTGTAGGCACGGCCGTGGACAGCGGCACCTTCACTTTCACCTTCACCTTCCCCTTCGGCGGCGGCACCTTCAGCGGCACCTTCCCCGCAGGCGGCAGCGCGAGCACCAGCggcaacaacaatggcggctgcAGGGTGGCCGACGACCGTGGCAGCAGATATGACAGCTACATCTCCGCCGGACACGGCGGTAGCAACAGCGACATCTCCGCCGGCAACAGCTACATCTCCGCTGGCCACGGCGGTAGCAACAGCGACATCTCCACCGGCAACAGTTGGGGCAACGGCGGCATCTCCGCCGGCAACGGCGGTAGCAACAGCGGCATCTCCGCCGGCAACAGCGGCATCTCCGCCGGCAACGGCGGTAGCAACAGCGGCATCTCCACTGGCAACAGTTGGGGCAACGGCTACATCTCCGCCGGCAACGGCGGGGGCAACAGCGGCATATACAGTGCGAGCGACAGCAGCTAC ATCAACGGCAGCCACAGTGCGAGCGACAGCAGCTACATCAACGGCAGCCACAGTGCGGGCGACAGCAGCTACATCAACGGCAGCCACAGTGCGGGCGACAGCAGCTACATCAACGGCAGCACAGCCGATGGCGGCATCTTTGCAGTTCCTATACATAAAGACTCCCTTCCTGAAGCCGCAGGGAGAGGACACCTGAAGGTTGGGCAAAAGCTGCAGAACAAGGCAAATGCAGAGTCATCCTAG